From one Lolium rigidum isolate FL_2022 chromosome 4, APGP_CSIRO_Lrig_0.1, whole genome shotgun sequence genomic stretch:
- the LOC124707720 gene encoding uncharacterized protein LOC124707720, producing the protein MDNDDLLGEILLRLSPLPTSLPRASVVSKRWELLATDPDFRRRFLAHHRKPPILGVFEERDRTLVFTSVLDPPDRIPPARFDLPDPGGLAFDSWTLPGCRHGFVLILFQRLSLILMFDPISVDVRALAIPPGFGPRVEFPPDYTICACTISAAVLCDAGSDQGHVHGDCHMSPFKLAVVGTFSGGQHPAVGRLYSSKTGIWRKAVWTAGPCAGTVSRLPSTLIGNALYWWLDESEDEILEFDMGKRRLTVVKRPTFTGIPSSCIRIIRAEGGGVGMAVLSYPSFQMWGRTVSNEGVATWMLQKTVNMHDIIGLPSGLETSNEVIVGYSEDADVVFISVSSNSEHYSFVVQLESMKSRKLNQNLLENSYHPFANFYTGGTDGV; encoded by the coding sequence ATGGACAACGACGACCTCCTCGGCGAGATCTTGCTCCGACTTTCCCCGCTCCCCACCTCGCTCCCCCGCGCCTCCGTCGTCTCCAAGCGCTGGGAACTCCTCGCCACCGACCCAGACTTCCGCCGCCGGTTCCTCGCCCACCACCGGAAGCCCCCCATCCTCGGCGTCTTCGAGGAGCGCGACCGAACACTGGTATTCACCTCCGTTCTCGACCCTCCCGACCGCATCCCTCCCGCGCGCTTTGACTTGCCAGATCCAGGCGGATTAGCGTTTGATTCATGGACTCTGCCCGGGTGCCGCCACGGCTTCGTGCTTATCCTCTTCCAGCGGCTGTCTCTGATCCTTATGTTTGATCCTATATCCGTCGACGTCCGCGCCCTGGCCATTCCGCCGGGGTTCGGGCCCCGCGTGGAGTTTCCGCCTGATTACACAATTTGTGCGTGCACCATCAGCGCAGCTGTGCTGTGCGATGCGGGCAGCGACCAGGGCCACGTGCACGGAGATTGCCACATGAGCCCGTTCAAGCTGGCTGTGGTAGGCACCTTCAGCGGAGGCCAACATCCAGCAGTTGGCCGTCTCTACTCCTCAAAGACTGGCATATGGAGAAAAGCTGTCTGGACGGCGGGACCATGTGCTGGTACAGTTAGCCGTCTCCCCTCCACCCTCATCGGCAATGCTCTGTACTGGTGGCTAGATGAGTCTGAAGATGAAATACTCGAGTTCGATATGGGTAAGCGGAGATTAACTGTGGTCAAGAGGCCTACTTTTACAGGCATTCCCAGCAGCTGCATCAGGATCATCAGGGCCGAGGGTGGTGGCGTAGGCATGGCTGTACTCTCGTACCCCAGCTTCCAAATGTGGGGCCGCACGGTCAGCAATGAGGGCGTTGCTACATGGATGCTGCAGAAGACTGTCAACATGCATGATATCATTGGTCTGCCGTCTGGGTTGGAGACAAGCAATGAAGTTATAGTGGGGTATTCTGAGGATGCTGATGTGGTTTTCATTTCGGTGTCCAGCAATTCAGAGCACTACTCCTTTGTTGTACAACTAGAGTCGATGAAGTCCAGGAAGCTCAATCAGAATCTTTTGGAGAATTCATATCATCCGTTCGCGAATTTCTATACCGGAG